From a single Theropithecus gelada isolate Dixy chromosome 10, Tgel_1.0, whole genome shotgun sequence genomic region:
- the DGCR6 gene encoding protein DGCR6 isoform X1 — translation MERYAGALEEVADGARQQERHYQLLSALQSLVKELPSSFQQRLSYTTLSDLALALLDGTVFEIVQGLLEIQHLTEKSLYNQRLRLQNEHRVLRQALRQKHQEAQQACRPHNLPVLQAAQQQELQAVEHRIREEQRAMDRKIVLELDRKVADQQSTLEKAGVAGFYVTTNPQELMLQMNLLELIRKLQQRGCRAGKAALGLGGPWQPPAAQCDQKGSPVPP, via the exons ATGGAGCGTTATGCGGGCGCCTTGGAGGAGGTGGCGGACGGTGCCCGGCAGCAGGAGCGACACTACCAGCTGCTGTCCGCGCTGCAGAGCCTTGTGAAGGAGTTGCCCAG CTCCTTCCAGCAGCGCCTGTCCTACACCACGCTCAGCGACCTGGCCCTGGCGCTTCTCGACGGCACCGTGTTCGAAATCGTGCAGGGGCTACTGGAGATCCAGCACCTCACTGAAAAGAGCCTGTACAACCAGCGCCTGCGCCTACAGAACGAGCACCGAG TGCTCAGGCAGGCGCTGCGGCAGAAGCACCAGGAAGCCCAGCAGGCCTGCCGGCCCCACAACCTGCCTGTGCTTCAGGCGGCTCAGCAGCAAGAACTACAG GCGGTGGAACACCGGATCCGTGAGGAGCAGCGGGCAATGGACCGGAAGATCGTCCTGGAGCTGGACCGGAAGGTGGCTGACCAGCAGAGCACACTGGAGAAGGCGGGGGTGGCTGGCTTCTATGTGACCACCAACCCACAG GAGCTGATGCTGCAGATGAACCTGCTGGAACTCATCCGGAAGCTGCAGCAGAGGGGCTGCCGGGCCGGGAAGGCAGCCCTGGGACTGGGAGGTCCCTGGCAGCCACCTGCTGCCCAGTGTGACCAGAAAGGCAGCCCTGTCCCACCATAG
- the DGCR6 gene encoding protein DGCR6 isoform X2, with protein sequence MERYAGALEEVADGARQQERHYQLLSALQSLVKELPSACPTPRSATWPWRFSTAPCSKSCRGYWRSSTSLKRACTTSACAYRTSTEAVEHRIREEQRAMDRKIVLELDRKVADQQSTLEKAGVAGFYVTTNPQELMLQMNLLELIRKLQQRGCRAGKAALGLGGPWQPPAAQCDQKGSPVPP encoded by the exons ATGGAGCGTTATGCGGGCGCCTTGGAGGAGGTGGCGGACGGTGCCCGGCAGCAGGAGCGACACTACCAGCTGCTGTCCGCGCTGCAGAGCCTTGTGAAGGAGTTGCCCAG CGCCTGTCCTACACCACGCTCAGCGACCTGGCCCTGGCGCTTCTCGACGGCACCGTGTTCGAAATCGTGCAGGGGCTACTGGAGATCCAGCACCTCACTGAAAAGAGCCTGTACAACCAGCGCCTGCGCCTACAGAACGAGCACCGAG GCGGTGGAACACCGGATCCGTGAGGAGCAGCGGGCAATGGACCGGAAGATCGTCCTGGAGCTGGACCGGAAGGTGGCTGACCAGCAGAGCACACTGGAGAAGGCGGGGGTGGCTGGCTTCTATGTGACCACCAACCCACAG GAGCTGATGCTGCAGATGAACCTGCTGGAACTCATCCGGAAGCTGCAGCAGAGGGGCTGCCGGGCCGGGAAGGCAGCCCTGGGACTGGGAGGTCCCTGGCAGCCACCTGCTGCCCAGTGTGACCAGAAAGGCAGCCCTGTCCCACCATAG